In the genome of Vicinamibacteria bacterium, one region contains:
- a CDS encoding transporter substrate-binding domain-containing protein translates to MHHKNRVVITAIVVAVCATAACGTHPSVSPVAPDPVGQAATQVISRNAQCTIHGSDTARVRRGNPHPPAYLAQLAPDGILRVGVNYGNPNNASRDGSGTLHGVAIDLACVIAADLEADVAFIAYSGIPPLLRGFDQREWVLGFTASAPNLATAHPHIGVENSYLVPAGSPFQAVGDVDRPGVRVSVAQGNSPDLYLTTHLRSAVLLRFPTVPEALGALRQGAVQAFAGARDTEFGFLAQMPSGRVLPDDFATFYLGINVSPNSPAALGYLNGFVERAKHSGLIQEAINRAGLVGVTIPPPL, encoded by the coding sequence ATGCACCACAAGAACCGCGTCGTCATCACCGCGATTGTCGTCGCCGTTTGCGCGACCGCGGCCTGCGGCACGCACCCGTCGGTCAGTCCGGTGGCGCCCGACCCGGTTGGTCAGGCGGCGACCCAAGTCATCTCACGGAACGCGCAATGCACCATTCATGGATCCGACACCGCCCGGGTCCGCCGCGGCAACCCACACCCGCCCGCTTACCTCGCCCAACTCGCGCCCGACGGCATCCTGCGCGTGGGCGTGAACTATGGGAACCCCAACAACGCGAGCCGCGACGGCTCCGGCACCCTCCATGGCGTGGCCATTGACCTCGCCTGTGTGATCGCGGCCGATCTGGAGGCCGATGTGGCATTCATCGCCTACAGCGGGATTCCGCCGCTCCTGCGGGGGTTCGATCAAAGGGAATGGGTCCTGGGATTCACGGCCTCGGCTCCGAACCTCGCCACCGCGCACCCCCACATCGGGGTGGAGAATAGCTACCTCGTTCCCGCGGGTTCGCCGTTCCAGGCGGTGGGCGATGTGGACCGCCCGGGCGTCCGCGTGTCGGTCGCCCAAGGCAATTCCCCCGATCTGTACCTGACCACGCACCTGCGGTCGGCCGTGCTCTTGCGATTCCCAACCGTGCCCGAGGCCCTCGGGGCCTTGCGGCAGGGCGCCGTTCAGGCCTTCGCGGGCGCCCGCGACACGGAGTTCGGTTTTCTTGCGCAAATGCCGTCCGGCCGTGTCCTACCCGACGACTTCGCGACGTTTTATCTCGGCATCAACGTCAGTCCGAACAGTCCGGCTGCCCTCGGCTACCTCAATGGGTTCGTCGAGAGGGCCAAACACAGCGGCCTGATTCAAGAGGCCATCAATCGGGCGGGACTAGTGGGGGTGACGATTCCGCCTCCTCTGTAG
- a CDS encoding winged helix-turn-helix domain-containing protein, producing MDTHARARFGTFELDRRTGELRKDGRKVKLQEQPFRILELLLADPGEVVTREQLRTTVWPADTFVDFDDGLNSAIRKLRQALDDSAENPRFVETLPKRGYRFIAPLAVESGRGEESEPPARDPMHAWLPAPWTRLLVGLAVLAVVAASAAIWWPQLQGSRPVRSIAVLPLENLSRDPDQEYFADGMTDELITNLAQIPSLRVLSRSATMPYKRARKSVREIAHDLNVDAVVEGSVLRSGSEVRITAQLIQGATDHHLWAQSYERDAREVLTLQREVADAIAQQVRARTVRSSPTAPPSALRSVNPQAHEWYLLGRYHSSKRDGEALDRSIECFEKAIAMEPGFAPAYAGLAGAYRDRDIWAGLGIGTHASEVRAAALKALELDDTLAEAHYELGAVRFQYDWDWPGTEAEYRRALELNPNLAAAHSGYAFLFQSLRRHAEAIAAAKRATELDPLSPTAISDEGRMYYRARQYDRAIERYQRALEFDATFRPALSRLAEAYAQSGRYAESLATLDKLRLVHGPREPLARPLGRLYSVMGRKAEALAIAHQIEAEGAAGGEPFALAVIYSGLGDYDRAMAHVERGVAARSMLPFTLVDPMLDPLQALPRFKALLTKMNLPTDDAAR from the coding sequence GTGGACACCCACGCCCGCGCGCGCTTCGGCACCTTCGAGCTCGATCGGCGGACAGGAGAACTCCGGAAGGACGGGCGCAAGGTCAAGCTTCAGGAGCAGCCGTTCCGGATCCTGGAGCTCCTGCTCGCGGATCCCGGCGAGGTTGTCACCCGGGAACAGCTGCGCACGACGGTCTGGCCCGCCGACACCTTCGTCGATTTCGACGACGGCCTGAACAGCGCTATAAGGAAGCTCCGCCAGGCCCTCGACGACTCGGCGGAGAACCCCCGCTTCGTCGAGACCCTCCCCAAACGCGGCTATCGATTCATCGCTCCCCTTGCCGTGGAGTCGGGGAGAGGGGAGGAATCAGAGCCGCCCGCGCGCGACCCGATGCACGCGTGGCTGCCTGCACCCTGGACCAGACTCCTGGTGGGCCTCGCCGTGCTGGCCGTGGTCGCCGCGTCCGCGGCCATCTGGTGGCCCCAACTCCAGGGGTCTCGGCCCGTGCGCTCGATCGCCGTGCTACCCCTCGAGAATCTCTCCCGCGATCCCGATCAGGAATACTTCGCGGACGGCATGACCGACGAGCTCATCACCAACCTCGCGCAGATTCCGTCCCTTCGAGTGCTGTCCCGCAGCGCGACGATGCCGTACAAACGGGCCCGGAAATCCGTGCGGGAGATCGCGCACGACTTGAACGTGGATGCGGTTGTCGAGGGCTCCGTGCTGCGGTCTGGAAGCGAAGTGAGGATCACCGCCCAGCTCATTCAGGGCGCCACCGATCACCATCTCTGGGCGCAGTCCTATGAGCGGGACGCCCGCGAGGTATTGACCCTGCAGCGAGAGGTTGCGGACGCCATCGCGCAGCAGGTACGGGCCCGCACCGTACGGTCTTCGCCGACGGCACCACCGTCCGCCCTCCGCTCGGTCAATCCCCAGGCGCACGAGTGGTACCTGCTGGGCCGGTACCACTCCAGCAAGCGCGACGGGGAGGCCCTCGACCGTTCCATCGAGTGCTTCGAGAAGGCGATTGCGATGGAACCCGGATTCGCGCCCGCCTACGCGGGCCTGGCCGGCGCCTATCGCGATCGCGACATTTGGGCCGGATTGGGCATCGGCACCCACGCCTCGGAGGTGCGGGCAGCCGCGCTCAAGGCGCTCGAGCTGGATGACACGCTGGCCGAGGCCCACTACGAGTTGGGCGCAGTGCGCTTCCAGTACGATTGGGATTGGCCCGGCACGGAAGCCGAGTACCGGCGAGCTCTCGAGTTGAACCCAAACCTGGCCGCCGCCCACTCGGGCTATGCATTTTTGTTTCAATCGCTGCGACGCCACGCGGAAGCAATCGCAGCGGCAAAGCGGGCCACGGAGCTCGATCCGCTCTCGCCCACGGCCATCAGCGACGAAGGCCGTATGTACTACCGGGCTCGACAGTACGACCGAGCCATCGAGCGGTATCAGCGCGCGCTCGAGTTCGATGCGACGTTTCGACCCGCGTTGAGCCGCCTCGCGGAGGCGTATGCGCAGTCGGGGCGGTACGCGGAGTCGCTGGCCACCCTGGACAAGCTGCGACTGGTGCACGGACCCCGCGAGCCCCTGGCCCGGCCGCTGGGTCGCCTCTACTCCGTGATGGGCCGCAAAGCGGAGGCGCTGGCGATCGCGCATCAGATTGAGGCAGAGGGTGCGGCGGGCGGCGAGCCGTTTGCCCTGGCCGTGATCTACAGCGGGCTCGGCGACTACGATCGCGCCATGGCCCACGTCGAGCGCGGGGTGGCGGCGCGATCCATGCTCCCGTTCACGCTCGTGGATCCGATGCTGGATCCGCTGCAGGCCCTTCCGCGGTTCAAGGCGCTGCTCACCAAGATGAACCTGCCTACGGACGACGCCGCCCGCTAG
- a CDS encoding hydroxymethylglutaryl-CoA lyase: MRLPPRVTVVEVGPRDGLQNEATPLTVEERVAFCIRLLAAGLKVVEVGAFVSPRWVPQMAGSDEVFRRVAPQAKARIPVLVPNRQGFERARQAGVREIAIFTAASETFNQKNINATIDESFARFAQFLPEARAEGMWVRGYVSTCFGCPYEGPVPPAKVLDVARRLLDAGCHEISIGDTIGVAVPSQVSALMGCLSEALPGSALAVHLHDTRGTALANVLAALQEGIAIVDSSAGGLGGCPYAPGASGNLATEDLLYMLRGMGIETGVDIEGVAAASRALAGRLGHALPSRYLQASPAPGATDSGGEPGPPPRV, from the coding sequence GTGAGGCTGCCCCCGCGCGTGACGGTGGTGGAGGTGGGGCCCCGCGACGGGCTCCAGAACGAGGCCACGCCCTTGACCGTGGAGGAACGGGTCGCCTTCTGTATCCGGCTCCTGGCGGCGGGTCTGAAGGTGGTGGAGGTGGGGGCCTTCGTTTCTCCCCGCTGGGTGCCTCAGATGGCGGGCTCCGACGAGGTCTTCCGGCGGGTGGCCCCCCAGGCCAAGGCCCGTATCCCGGTGCTCGTTCCCAACCGCCAGGGCTTCGAACGGGCGCGGCAGGCGGGAGTGCGCGAGATCGCCATCTTCACCGCGGCCAGCGAGACCTTCAACCAGAAGAACATCAACGCCACCATCGACGAGTCGTTCGCGCGCTTCGCCCAGTTCCTCCCCGAGGCAAGGGCGGAGGGGATGTGGGTGCGGGGCTACGTGTCGACCTGCTTCGGCTGCCCTTACGAAGGTCCGGTGCCGCCGGCCAAGGTCCTGGACGTCGCGCGTCGCCTCCTCGACGCCGGGTGCCACGAGATCTCGATCGGGGACACCATCGGGGTGGCCGTTCCCTCCCAGGTCTCGGCGCTGATGGGTTGTCTCTCTGAGGCGCTGCCCGGCTCCGCCTTGGCCGTGCACCTCCACGACACCCGGGGCACCGCGCTCGCCAATGTGCTGGCCGCGCTCCAGGAGGGGATTGCCATCGTGGACAGCTCGGCGGGCGGCCTCGGGGGCTGCCCTTACGCGCCGGGGGCCAGCGGCAACCTCGCCACCGAGGACCTGCTCTACATGCTCCGGGGGATGGGGATCGAGACCGGCGTCGACATCGAGGGGGTGGCCGCCGCCTCGCGGGCCCTGGCCGGACGCCTCGGCCACGCCCTACCCAGCCGCTACCTGCAGGCTTCCCCGGCCCCCGGGGCCACCGATTCCGGTGGCGAGCCAGGCCCTCCGCCGCGCGTTTGA
- a CDS encoding biotin carboxylase N-terminal domain-containing protein: protein MTVPWAMAPFRKILIANRGEIAVRVARTCRVLGIPTVAVYSEVERGARHVREADEAVLLGPAEAERSYLSIPAILAAARVTGADALHPGYGFLSQNGDFAEAVKAAGLTFIGPPAAVHRRMGDKRGARRLMAAAGVSVVPGYDGDDQQDGTLLAEATRIGWPVMIKPSRGGGGKGMHVVGRAEDFPPALAASRREARAAFGDDAVVLERFLERPRHLEVQVLADAHGSVVHLGERECSIQRRHQKVVEETPSPALTPSVRASLCAAGVAAARAAGYVNAGTVEFLLDAGGRFHFLEMNTRLQVEHPVTEAVTGLDLVRAQIEIAAGWELPFGPDGVGGRGHALECRLYAEDPEHGDLPSPGRILHLAWPEGPGVRVDSGLDVGAEVTVHYDPLLAKLVTRGRVRAESIERMADALRRTAVLGVVTNLPRLQAILDHPAFRSGELHTGFIEEHLGVPPPPPSPPDEALAALAAALHLRAGALPRGQAPDPWASLGPWRLGER, encoded by the coding sequence ATGACGGTACCATGGGCTATGGCCCCGTTCCGCAAGATCCTGATCGCGAACCGCGGCGAGATTGCCGTGCGCGTCGCTCGCACCTGTCGGGTCCTGGGCATCCCTACCGTGGCCGTCTACTCGGAGGTGGAGCGGGGGGCCCGGCACGTACGGGAGGCGGACGAGGCCGTCCTCTTGGGGCCGGCGGAGGCCGAGCGCTCCTACCTCTCCATCCCCGCCATCCTGGCCGCGGCCCGGGTCACGGGGGCCGACGCGCTCCATCCCGGCTACGGCTTCCTCAGCCAGAATGGTGATTTTGCGGAAGCGGTCAAGGCCGCGGGCCTCACCTTCATCGGACCCCCGGCGGCCGTGCATCGGCGGATGGGGGACAAGAGGGGGGCCCGCCGGCTGATGGCCGCGGCCGGAGTCTCGGTGGTGCCGGGCTACGACGGCGACGACCAGCAGGACGGGACCCTGCTCGCCGAAGCCACCCGCATCGGCTGGCCGGTGATGATCAAGCCTTCGCGGGGCGGCGGGGGCAAGGGGATGCACGTGGTCGGTAGGGCGGAGGATTTCCCGCCTGCCCTCGCGGCCTCCCGCCGCGAGGCGCGCGCGGCTTTCGGCGACGACGCCGTGGTCCTGGAGCGCTTCCTGGAGCGCCCCCGCCACCTGGAGGTGCAGGTTCTGGCCGACGCCCACGGGAGCGTCGTCCACCTCGGGGAGCGCGAGTGCTCGATCCAGAGGCGGCACCAGAAGGTCGTCGAGGAGACGCCCAGCCCCGCCCTCACCCCCAGCGTGCGCGCCTCGCTGTGCGCGGCGGGGGTGGCGGCGGCCCGCGCCGCGGGCTACGTCAATGCGGGGACGGTGGAGTTCCTGCTCGACGCCGGGGGTCGATTCCATTTCCTGGAGATGAACACGCGGCTGCAGGTGGAGCATCCGGTCACGGAGGCGGTGACGGGCCTGGATCTGGTGCGCGCGCAGATCGAAATCGCGGCGGGGTGGGAGCTGCCCTTCGGGCCGGATGGAGTCGGGGGGCGCGGCCACGCCCTGGAGTGCCGGCTCTATGCCGAGGACCCCGAGCATGGCGACCTGCCCTCGCCGGGGCGAATCCTGCACCTGGCCTGGCCCGAAGGCCCGGGCGTGCGTGTCGATTCCGGCCTCGACGTGGGCGCCGAGGTGACCGTCCACTACGACCCCCTTCTGGCCAAGCTCGTGACCCGGGGCCGCGTCCGCGCGGAGTCCATCGAGCGAATGGCGGACGCCCTACGCCGCACGGCCGTCCTCGGCGTGGTCACCAACCTCCCCCGCCTGCAGGCCATCCTGGACCACCCGGCGTTCCGAAGCGGTGAGCTCCACACCGGGTTCATCGAGGAGCACCTCGGGGTGCCCCCGCCGCCGCCCTCCCCGCCCGACGAGGCCCTGGCCGCGCTCGCGGCCGCGCTCCATCTCCGAGCGGGGGCTCTGCCCCGCGGGCAGGCGCCAGACCCCTGGGCTTCCCTCGGCCCCTGGCGGCTGGGGGAGCGCTGA
- a CDS encoding phosphoenolpyruvate carboxykinase (GTP), with protein sequence MTPAERWVEEVAGTVRPDRVVWCDGSGAEKERLREGMLADGTLIRLHPQKAPGCTLHRSHPSDVARTEHLTFIASRTREDAGPTNNWMAPDEARKRVGPLFSGVMKGRTMYVVPYLMAPPGSSFSKVGIEVTDSPYVVANMEIMTRMGRVALDQLGGSEDFVPGLHSTGDLSIDRRYIVHFPEERLIWSVGSGYGGNALLGKKCFALRIASRLARDQGWLAEHMLILELTLPDGETHYVAAAFPSACGKTNLAMLVSPFEAQGYRVRTVGDDIAWLRPGEDGRLWAVNPEAGFFGVVPGTGPDTNPNAMATITHDTIFTNVAVTPDGIPWWEGKDKSPPADLIDWQGKRWDGSGKAAHPNSRFTVAARQCPSISPRWEDPGGVPLSAIVFGGRRARVTPLVIQSRDWAHGVFLGATLGSETTAAATGKVGVVRRDPMAMLPFCGYNMADYFRHWLHMGAQLRRPPAIFQVNWFRTGDDGRLLWPGFGQNLRVLLWMIERVKGTGAATDTPVGLVPAAAALNWDGLDLSAPKRQALLRVDRSEWAAEVPQLRAFFDQFGDRVPGELNRALAALSEQLTTASV encoded by the coding sequence ATGACACCAGCCGAGCGTTGGGTCGAGGAGGTCGCGGGGACGGTGCGACCGGACCGCGTCGTCTGGTGCGACGGATCGGGGGCGGAGAAAGAGCGCCTCCGGGAGGGAATGCTCGCGGACGGGACCCTCATCCGCCTGCATCCCCAGAAGGCCCCGGGCTGCACCCTTCACCGCAGCCATCCCTCGGACGTGGCCCGCACCGAGCACCTCACCTTCATCGCCAGCCGCACCCGGGAGGACGCCGGTCCCACCAACAACTGGATGGCGCCGGATGAGGCCCGCAAACGGGTGGGGCCGCTGTTTTCGGGGGTGATGAAGGGCCGGACCATGTACGTGGTCCCCTACCTCATGGCCCCCCCCGGTTCGTCATTCAGCAAGGTGGGCATCGAGGTCACGGACAGCCCCTACGTTGTGGCCAACATGGAGATCATGACCCGCATGGGCAGGGTCGCCCTCGACCAGCTCGGAGGGAGCGAGGACTTCGTGCCCGGGCTGCACTCCACGGGCGACCTCTCCATTGATCGGCGGTACATCGTCCACTTCCCGGAGGAGCGGCTGATCTGGAGTGTGGGCTCCGGCTACGGCGGTAACGCCCTCCTGGGCAAGAAATGCTTCGCCCTGCGCATCGCCAGCAGGCTGGCCCGTGACCAGGGGTGGCTGGCGGAGCACATGCTGATCCTGGAGCTGACCCTCCCGGACGGCGAGACCCACTACGTCGCTGCCGCTTTCCCCTCCGCCTGCGGCAAGACGAACCTGGCCATGCTGGTTTCGCCCTTCGAGGCCCAGGGCTACCGCGTGCGCACGGTAGGAGACGACATCGCCTGGCTGCGCCCGGGCGAGGACGGGCGGCTTTGGGCGGTGAACCCGGAGGCCGGCTTCTTCGGGGTGGTGCCCGGCACCGGCCCCGACACCAACCCCAACGCCATGGCCACGATCACCCACGACACCATCTTCACCAACGTGGCGGTGACGCCGGACGGCATCCCCTGGTGGGAAGGCAAGGACAAGAGCCCGCCCGCCGATCTCATCGATTGGCAGGGAAAGAGGTGGGACGGGAGCGGCAAGGCCGCCCACCCCAACTCTCGCTTCACGGTAGCCGCCCGCCAGTGCCCGAGCATCTCCCCTCGCTGGGAGGATCCGGGCGGGGTTCCCCTCTCCGCCATCGTCTTTGGTGGTCGCCGGGCGAGGGTGACACCCCTCGTCATCCAGAGCCGGGACTGGGCGCACGGCGTCTTCCTGGGCGCTACCTTGGGCTCGGAGACGACGGCTGCGGCCACCGGCAAGGTGGGCGTGGTGCGCCGCGATCCGATGGCCATGCTCCCCTTCTGCGGCTACAACATGGCCGACTATTTCCGCCACTGGCTGCACATGGGGGCGCAGCTGCGACGGCCGCCCGCCATCTTCCAAGTCAACTGGTTCCGAACCGGGGACGATGGGCGGCTCCTCTGGCCGGGCTTCGGCCAGAACCTCCGGGTCCTCCTCTGGATGATTGAGCGGGTGAAGGGCACGGGTGCCGCCACGGACACCCCCGTGGGCCTCGTTCCTGCCGCCGCCGCCCTCAACTGGGACGGACTCGATCTGTCCGCCCCCAAGCGCCAAGCGCTGCTCCGGGTGGACCGATCGGAGTGGGCGGCCGAGGTGCCCCAGCTCCGGGCCTTCTTTGACCAGTTCGGAGATCGTGTGCCCGGGGAGCTGAACCGGGCTCTGGCCGCTCTCAGCGAGCAGCTGACGACGGCGTCGGTCTGA
- a CDS encoding biotin/lipoyl-containing protein, whose amino-acid sequence MRLRCGEERRDVTVREGADGLEVQVGRASFSLAVTEVVPGTYVLREGTRVETFHCVRGGSEIHLSWRGVVYRLREEAEGSPVGPRLAGGALEAPMPGKVIAVMVAPGQAVHRGDGVLVVEAMKMENTLRAPRDGTVRSLAVTVGDMVSPGVVLVEIE is encoded by the coding sequence GTGCGCCTCCGCTGCGGGGAGGAGCGGCGCGACGTGACCGTGCGGGAGGGTGCGGACGGCCTCGAGGTCCAGGTGGGACGCGCTTCCTTCTCCCTCGCGGTCACGGAGGTGGTCCCCGGCACCTACGTGCTTCGGGAAGGGACGCGGGTGGAGACCTTCCATTGCGTCCGTGGCGGGAGCGAGATCCACCTATCCTGGAGGGGTGTCGTCTACCGCTTGCGGGAAGAGGCGGAGGGCAGCCCGGTTGGGCCGCGGCTGGCGGGGGGCGCGCTCGAGGCACCCATGCCGGGGAAGGTCATCGCGGTGATGGTGGCCCCCGGCCAGGCCGTGCACCGGGGGGACGGGGTGCTGGTGGTCGAGGCCATGAAGATGGAGAACACCCTTCGGGCGCCACGGGACGGAACCGTCCGCTCGTTGGCGGTGACGGTGGGAGACATGGTGAGCCCGGGGGTGGTGCTGGTGGAGATCGAGTGA